In Thioclava sp. GXIMD2076, one DNA window encodes the following:
- the nuoN gene encoding NADH-quinone oxidoreductase subunit NuoN, producing the protein MTSTDFATVMPEFLLSLYAMVALLGGVWLGKDKVAGFILWLTVAILVLFAALIGLNNLTNVAFDGLFIEDNFSRFAKVLILLSAAAVLAMGVDYQERRGLMRFEYPILITLAVVGMMMMVSAGNLMSLYIGLELQSLSLYVVAALRRDSTRSSEAGLKYFVLGALSSGIMLYGASLTYGFAGTTDFAGILSVVKEGQIPVGVLFGLVFMMIGLAFKVSAVPFHMWTPDVYEGSPSSITAFFATAPKVAAMALFARLLFDAFGGVTDQWGQVVALLSVASILLGSIGAIGQTNIKRLMAYSSITHMGFALLGLMAGTEQGVAAMLIYMAVYVAMNIGMFSFILSMERDGQPVTDIKALSMLARRGPMRAWALLILLFALAGVPPMMGFWAKFSVLVAAVEAGYVWPAVFAVIGSAIAAFYYLRIVYYMYFGDEEELGIDKRIATPQRVLLIGSGIIMVAGSINLFGIEGVAQAAAAALVN; encoded by the coding sequence ATGACTTCTACGGATTTCGCCACGGTGATGCCGGAGTTCCTGCTGTCGCTTTACGCGATGGTGGCTCTGCTGGGTGGTGTCTGGCTTGGCAAGGACAAGGTCGCGGGGTTCATCCTGTGGCTGACGGTCGCGATCCTTGTGCTCTTCGCGGCGCTGATCGGTCTCAATAATCTCACGAATGTGGCCTTTGACGGGCTTTTCATCGAGGACAACTTCTCGCGCTTCGCGAAGGTGCTGATCCTGCTCTCGGCGGCGGCTGTGCTGGCAATGGGTGTGGATTATCAGGAACGTCGCGGGTTGATGCGGTTCGAATATCCCATCCTCATCACGCTGGCCGTGGTGGGTATGATGATGATGGTCTCGGCGGGCAACCTGATGTCGCTCTATATCGGGCTCGAGCTGCAATCGCTCTCGCTCTATGTGGTAGCGGCACTGCGTCGCGACAGCACCCGTTCCTCGGAAGCCGGTCTGAAATACTTCGTCCTCGGTGCGCTCTCCTCGGGGATCATGCTCTACGGTGCCTCGCTCACCTATGGCTTCGCCGGCACGACCGATTTCGCCGGTATCCTGTCGGTGGTCAAAGAGGGGCAGATCCCCGTGGGCGTGCTCTTCGGCCTTGTCTTCATGATGATCGGGCTGGCCTTCAAGGTCTCCGCCGTGCCGTTCCATATGTGGACGCCGGATGTCTATGAGGGCTCGCCCTCCTCGATCACCGCCTTCTTTGCCACCGCACCCAAAGTGGCGGCAATGGCACTGTTTGCGCGGCTGCTGTTTGACGCCTTCGGTGGTGTGACCGATCAATGGGGCCAGGTCGTGGCACTCCTGTCGGTGGCCTCGATCCTCCTGGGGTCGATCGGCGCGATCGGGCAGACCAATATCAAACGTCTGATGGCCTATTCCTCGATCACCCATATGGGCTTCGCGCTTCTAGGACTGATGGCTGGCACCGAACAGGGTGTGGCGGCGATGCTGATTTACATGGCGGTCTATGTCGCGATGAATATCGGTATGTTCTCCTTCATCCTGTCGATGGAGCGCGACGGCCAGCCGGTCACCGATATCAAGGCGCTCAGCATGCTGGCGCGCCGTGGTCCGATGCGGGCATGGGCGCTGCTGATCCTGCTGTTTGCGCTGGCCGGTGTGCCGCCGATGATGGGCTTCTGGGCCAAGTTCTCGGTGCTGGTCGCGGCAGTTGAGGCGGGCTATGTCTGGCCCGCGGTCTTCGCCGTAATCGGCTCGGCAATTGCCGCCTTCTATTACCTGCGCATCGTCTACTACATGTATTTCGGTGACGAGGAAGAGCTGGGCATCGACAAACGCATCGCCACGCCGCAGCGTGTCCTTCTGATCGGGTCCGGCATCATCATGGTCGCCGGTTCGATCAACCTC